A single Sulfurimonas crateris DNA region contains:
- a CDS encoding nicotinate-nucleotide--dimethylbenzimidazole phosphoribosyltransferase: MNTYNIFTNEPDTLPEGKADFLLAASVTRTCEIEGITQAGIPGMIPLTPTLDAEFIINQRVFSLDEIAETPTGVPTPAIITRAVHNLAPFSSIEILDLGLSKTPQNSLCHDFDISPSGSISGGADIDARAVFEKGLKAGERYELKGNYLILGESTPGGTTTASATAAALGYDCRDKFSSSFCNVPNNIRDETINKALSLINDEMSNFEKLSHVSDNMLLFCAGFIMSASRRFHVVLGGGTQMAACLLIADKLREDVLMRVKHENITIATTSWVAKDENSDIAHILSLLSYKPHAVYTTFSFEKATIPVLKKYDEGEAKEGVGAGAAMAYAASTNIEKSQLLEEIEYIIYSI, from the coding sequence ATGAACACGTACAACATATTTACAAACGAACCGGACACACTTCCAGAGGGCAAAGCGGACTTTTTATTAGCTGCCTCTGTTACAAGGACCTGCGAAATAGAGGGGATAACGCAAGCGGGGATTCCTGGTATGATTCCACTCACTCCCACACTTGATGCGGAGTTTATCATCAACCAGAGAGTTTTCTCTTTGGACGAAATTGCAGAGACTCCAACAGGCGTGCCTACTCCTGCAATTATTACAAGAGCCGTTCATAATCTCGCACCCTTTAGTTCTATAGAGATATTAGATTTGGGGCTTAGCAAAACTCCTCAAAATTCTCTGTGCCACGACTTTGATATTTCACCATCAGGCTCCATTTCAGGGGGAGCGGACATAGATGCAAGAGCTGTTTTTGAAAAAGGTTTAAAAGCGGGAGAGCGTTACGAACTAAAAGGAAACTATCTTATTTTGGGAGAGAGCACTCCAGGCGGAACGACGACTGCCTCCGCAACTGCCGCTGCACTCGGTTATGATTGCAGAGATAAATTTTCTTCAAGCTTTTGCAATGTGCCTAATAACATAAGAGACGAGACGATAAACAAGGCGCTATCACTTATAAACGACGAGATGAGCAACTTTGAGAAGCTCTCGCATGTAAGTGACAACATGCTTCTGTTTTGCGCCGGTTTTATTATGAGTGCTTCAAGAAGATTTCATGTGGTTCTAGGAGGCGGAACACAGATGGCGGCATGTCTGCTTATAGCCGACAAACTCAGAGAAGATGTTTTGATGAGAGTAAAGCATGAAAATATCACTATTGCTACTACCTCATGGGTAGCAAAGGACGAAAACTCCGATATAGCTCATATACTATCGCTTCTTAGCTACAAACCGCACGCGGTATATACAACCTTTTCATTTGAAAAAGCAACCATTCCTGTACTTAAAAAATATGATGAGGGAGAAGCGAAAGAGGGTGTGGGCGCTGGAGCCGCCATGGCATATGCAGCTTCAACAAACATAGAGAAAAGCCAACTTTTAGAGGAGATTGAGTACATTATTTACTCTATATAG
- a CDS encoding mechanosensitive ion channel family protein, giving the protein MKLITLFLFTFCAQMLFAVDILPDDVSSKVDPIDFFVIFSLSKILWTLLFFVIAYIFITLLTKVLEFFAEKSAKARIPIKGFVPILRIALWTLFIIAIIKIIYNPPKEMLLTTLASVAIAVGFATQDLLKNIFGGIMLLFDRPFKVGDKIEVGDNYGEVINIGLRATRIVTPDDSMVVVPNMELMNTHVSNSNSGELYCQVVAKVMLPIDAPMDRIRKIAIEAAQVSRYVYLNEPIVVLFSNKMNENRSYLEMKLKAYVMDIRYEFKFKSDMTEIVIKELLSQGIINKDDLN; this is encoded by the coding sequence ATGAAACTTATAACTCTATTTCTTTTTACTTTTTGTGCACAGATGCTATTTGCGGTTGATATACTGCCCGATGATGTCTCATCTAAAGTTGACCCTATAGATTTTTTTGTAATATTTTCTCTCTCTAAAATTCTTTGGACGCTGCTCTTTTTTGTTATTGCTTATATATTTATTACTCTCTTGACAAAAGTGTTGGAATTTTTTGCAGAGAAGAGCGCAAAAGCAAGAATACCCATAAAAGGGTTTGTTCCTATCCTTAGAATCGCCCTTTGGACGCTCTTTATAATAGCGATCATAAAAATAATATACAACCCTCCAAAAGAGATGCTTCTCACAACCCTTGCTTCCGTAGCGATTGCAGTCGGTTTTGCAACTCAGGATCTGCTGAAAAACATTTTCGGAGGAATCATGCTTCTTTTTGACCGCCCTTTTAAAGTTGGAGATAAGATCGAGGTGGGTGATAACTACGGCGAGGTTATAAATATCGGACTTCGCGCGACACGCATTGTAACACCCGATGATTCAATGGTTGTAGTTCCAAATATGGAGCTTATGAACACGCACGTATCAAACTCCAACTCAGGCGAACTCTACTGTCAAGTAGTTGCAAAAGTTATGCTCCCCATAGATGCACCTATGGACAGGATCCGTAAAATCGCCATTGAAGCGGCGCAAGTCTCAAGATATGTCTATCTTAATGAACCTATTGTCGTGCTTTTTTCAAATAAGATGAATGAGAACAGGTCATATCTGGAGATGAAACTAAAAGCTTATGTTATGGATATACGCTATGAGTTTAAATTTAAAAGCGATATGACGGAGATAGTTATAAAAGAGCTGCTCTCTCAAGGCATTATCAATAAGGATGATCTGAACTGA
- a CDS encoding histidine phosphatase family protein → MRVTLLRHAEVEERYKNCYNGHIDIGLSENGYLQARELAKELDTLKFDAVFCSDLRRAKETLRHSLHAQDANYTEKLREKSWGVHEGLSFDEIIAEGKVAYIDFLQWIEALDGEAHEEYVKRVEEFFFEFLPSLKKEDILVVTHAGVIRVLLSLINGITLEEAFGIKIENGSLTRVEIC, encoded by the coding sequence ATGAGAGTAACTCTACTCCGACACGCAGAGGTTGAAGAGAGATACAAAAACTGCTATAACGGACACATAGATATAGGCTTATCAGAAAATGGCTATCTTCAAGCAAGAGAACTCGCAAAAGAGCTTGACACATTGAAGTTTGATGCGGTTTTCTGCTCAGACCTCAGACGTGCGAAAGAGACGCTGCGACACTCTTTACACGCCCAAGATGCAAACTATACGGAGAAACTAAGAGAGAAGTCGTGGGGAGTGCACGAGGGACTTAGCTTTGATGAGATCATCGCAGAGGGCAAAGTAGCGTATATAGACTTTTTACAGTGGATAGAAGCACTTGATGGAGAGGCGCACGAAGAGTATGTAAAAAGAGTTGAAGAGTTTTTTTTCGAGTTTTTGCCTTCACTTAAAAAAGAGGATATCTTGGTCGTTACCCATGCGGGAGTTATCCGCGTTTTGCTCTCTCTTATAAACGGCATAACGCTTGAAGAGGCTTTTGGCATAAAAATTGAGAACGGTTCGCTAACAAGAGTTGAAATATGCTAA
- a CDS encoding adenosylcobinamide-GDP ribazoletransferase — translation MRNIFKGLALAISMLTTLPFFKIHDFYKGINGYAVMFYPFVGFLLGAVLWGVHEFLNPFVTSTHLGIIIFALLVLLTGALHLDGFSDTVDGLYVPKERALEVMKDSHVGGMGMITGVTFLILKASSLAYFELFYLLPLVLMLSRLNAVLAIYFYPYISQSGMGTLAKEELTKPQMLITLFCSFLIVLIYNKLLLLVSALLVLFVIKSFFIKRYGGFTGDIYGFTIEVTELVLLNVLLLGLL, via the coding sequence ATGAGAAATATCTTTAAAGGTCTTGCCCTTGCGATCTCAATGTTAACAACTCTTCCTTTTTTTAAAATTCACGATTTTTACAAAGGCATAAACGGCTACGCAGTTATGTTCTACCCGTTTGTCGGCTTCTTGCTGGGCGCTGTGTTATGGGGAGTGCATGAATTTTTAAATCCGTTTGTAACATCAACTCATCTTGGCATTATCATCTTTGCTCTCTTAGTTCTGCTAACTGGTGCTCTTCATCTTGACGGTTTTAGCGACACGGTGGATGGACTTTATGTTCCAAAAGAGAGAGCCTTGGAGGTTATGAAAGATTCGCATGTCGGCGGAATGGGGATGATAACAGGTGTCACTTTTCTCATTTTAAAAGCCTCATCCTTGGCATACTTTGAACTCTTCTATCTTCTGCCGCTTGTTCTTATGCTCTCAAGACTAAACGCTGTTTTGGCAATCTACTTCTACCCTTACATAAGCCAAAGCGGGATGGGAACTCTGGCGAAAGAGGAGCTTACAAAACCGCAGATGCTCATCACACTCTTCTGCTCGTTCTTGATAGTTCTGATATATAACAAACTCCTTCTGCTTGTTAGCGCACTGTTAGTTTTGTTTGTTATAAAAAGCTTTTTTATTAAGAGGTACGGCGGATTTACAGGCGATATTTACGGTTTTACGATCGAAGTGACAGAGCTTGTCTTGCTAAATGTTCTTCTTCTTGGCTTATTATGA
- a CDS encoding bifunctional adenosylcobinamide kinase/adenosylcobinamide-phosphate guanylyltransferase, translated as MKTKKALFIGGIKSGKSLNAEIYTLKNSLKKPIYLATTEFIDDEMQKRIDAHKLQRSAQFETLEEPLKLYNAITKCDSSVLIECVSIWINNMLYHGFGFDEMKRELEAVLALDKTVVFVLNDVGCGIIPENRLAREFIDISGKLSQLIAASCDEVYHTIAGISMRIK; from the coding sequence ATGAAAACTAAAAAAGCACTCTTTATCGGCGGCATCAAAAGCGGAAAATCTCTAAATGCAGAAATATACACACTTAAAAACTCTTTAAAAAAACCAATCTATCTGGCAACTACAGAGTTTATTGACGATGAGATGCAAAAGCGCATCGACGCTCACAAACTCCAAAGAAGCGCTCAGTTTGAAACTCTTGAAGAGCCTCTCAAACTTTATAACGCAATAACTAAGTGTGATAGCTCTGTTTTAATTGAGTGTGTTAGTATCTGGATAAACAATATGCTCTACCACGGATTTGGGTTTGATGAGATGAAAAGAGAGTTGGAAGCTGTTTTAGCGCTTGATAAAACGGTCGTCTTTGTTTTAAATGATGTCGGGTGCGGGATAATTCCAGAAAACAGGCTTGCACGTGAGTTTATAGATATAAGCGGGAAATTATCTCAGCTTATTGCAGCTTCTTGCGACGAGGTCTATCATACGATAGCAGGCATATCAATGAGAATAAAATGA
- a CDS encoding nucleotidyltransferase family protein, with protein sequence MNKEQILDYLKNKKQFLHEQFGISKIGLFGSYARGEPTKSSDVDIIYEIDKDKKFSMFAYLKLNKYLEENFHAKVDLVREATIKESLKSYISKDVIYV encoded by the coding sequence ATGAATAAAGAACAGATTTTAGATTATTTAAAAAACAAAAAACAATTCCTTCATGAGCAATTTGGTATAAGTAAAATAGGACTATTTGGCTCATACGCAAGAGGCGAGCCAACCAAAAGCAGCGATGTTGATATTATTTATGAGATAGATAAAGATAAAAAGTTTTCAATGTTTGCGTATTTAAAATTAAATAAATATCTTGAAGAAAATTTCCATGCAAAAGTTGACCTTGTAAGAGAAGCTACAATAAAAGAGTCGTTAAAAAGCTACATATCAAAAGATGTCATATATGTTTAG
- a CDS encoding HepT-like ribonuclease domain-containing protein encodes MFSTNRDWKLYAKDILQECENIKKFTNGVTYEEFTENLEKVYAVAKAFENIGEAVKQLPKEITKNYSNIPWSEIAKMRDVLTHHYFGLDDKVLWDTLGEDFEQFWQTVDKIYKS; translated from the coding sequence ATGTTTAGTACCAATAGAGATTGGAAGCTGTATGCAAAAGATATTTTACAAGAGTGTGAAAATATCAAAAAGTTTACAAACGGCGTAACATACGAAGAGTTCACGGAAAATTTGGAAAAAGTTTATGCCGTGGCAAAAGCCTTTGAAAATATAGGCGAAGCAGTAAAACAGCTTCCAAAAGAGATTACCAAAAACTATTCAAACATTCCATGGAGCGAAATCGCTAAAATGAGAGATGTATTAACTCATCACTATTTTGGTTTGGATGATAAAGTCCTGTGGGATACGCTAGGCGAGGATTTTGAGCAGTTTTGGCAAACAGTGGATAAAATATATAAAAGCTAA